Genomic window (Methyloprofundus sp.):
AGGCATTGCTGTGAGGAGGTGAAAAAGTGTACGGTAGTGAAATAAAGGTTAACAACTTATCGGTTAGGTATGAAGCAGAGGTTATTATTCAACTGTAGGTTTGCCACATGTTTTTCTTTAGTCGGCTTTAGCCGATTAACGACTTTCAGTCGTAAGTCAAACTATGGATCTTTTAGTCCATAGTTTGTTGATTTTTTCTTGGAACTCAAAGCGCTGTTAATCGTTAGCTTTGGGGTGTTTTAGTATTTTTTTATGGCTAATGCCTAAACGTTTCAAAGCAAAGCACATGCCTCGCTGACTCACATTAAAGCCTTTAGGGCCGCGGGGGCTTGCAGCTGACTAAAGGGACATTTTTATGGCTCATTATTTTTATATCTACGCATGATAAGCAACTATTGACTTAAACTATTTGTTGTTTTAACCAGTTCATCAATCGTCGCTTGTAACATACCCGCTTGGCGAGAATCAGTTAACTTTCCTTGTGCATCAAAAGCTTGCATGCCAGATGCAACTGCAACTTGAGTTGGAATCACAGTGACTCTTATATTTCCCAATAACATTCTTAAAGAGACCAAGCCACGCATACCGCCTAAAGCACCAGGTGATACTGCTCCCAATGCAGCCACCTTACCTTGGTAGGCTATAAGTGGAGCTTCGTTGTCCATATGTGGCCGAGATAACCAGTCTAAGGTATTTTTAAGCAGTGCTGAGAACGAGCTATTATATTCAGGAGATGCAATAAAGAAGCCATCATGCTCAACAAAAATTTGCTTTAGTTTTTTAGCATTTTCAGGAATGCCGTGCTCTGCTTCCAGGTCACCATTATAAAGCGGCATTTCAAAATCTTTGAGATCAATAAAAGTGACACTAGCACCTTGCGCTGCAGCAATTTCAGCAGCCAGTTTAGCTAATTTCTTATTTAACGATGCGGCACGTGCACTACCTGACAAAAACAAAATCTTAGACATTATTTTTCCTTAAACCTAATTAAAATTCTTCAGTGGTTATTATAATCAACTGTACTGCAGTAGTTGCAGTAAAATCTAAATCTATACCTCGTACTAAGTCACCTTCTTGCACAGTTTGTCCGTTTAGCTCACCACTGCCTAAGCATAAATACGCCATAAACTCACCAGTCTTGCTAAGGTGTTGTTTATTACTCAGTAAAGCAACATCCATAATAGTGTGACTATCCAGGGTCTGCTCCTGATCTTTAGCACCGCCATAAACGCGTATAGCTTTTCCAGGTTCAAGGTCGTAGAATTTATAATTGGCTGGTTCTCCCGCTATTTCAGGTAATACCCACAGCTGAATCATACGGTTTTGTACCGCACCTGGATTGACTTCATTATGTTTAAAGCCTTCACCACCAGCACGTTGCACCTGTACTTGGTTAGCCAGCATGGCTTGACCATGCTGTAATGAGCCTTCATGGTTAATACGCCCCTGCACCATTACCGAAATCACATCAATTTCTTTATGTGAGTGCATCCTAGTTTCACCATGTGGTAAAAATTGGGCATCGGCTAAATAAACAAAACTGCCTAGTCCATCCCAAGTATCATCACTGCCGCCCATTCGATGATCAACAACCAAGCGATGTTCCTGTAGGCTGGAGAAACCACCTAATGGTAAGTCATCTCTATGCAATATAGTCATATTCATGATAAATGTCCTTGCTTGTAATAACACAGCTTCATCATGGGGGGCTAAGCTCTATTTTGTCAACTCGCTAGTGTTCAATTATAAAAAACGTAAATCTTTAATGTGCACACCTGAACTGCAATCATCAGCACATCGCTTAGGAGCAAATAAACAATGCTCTATGATGTCGTTAGCATCAAATCCCAAATAAATATGGTTACTTTCTGCATCCTTTGTCGCAAGTATTGTGCGGCATTGCGCATATAACTCATCGATTGTTTTTAAAGCAGCACCTGCTTTGTTTTTCCCCAGTTCCTTAGAGTCAGTCTCAGCCCATTGGGCAGTTTCTTTTTTGTCTACATCCCAAGCATGATATTTTCGGCTGATGATTATGCCATCATTAACAGTAATAGTCGTTTCACTACCAAAACCAACCCAGCTAACAAAGTGGCTACTATATTGATATGAATTTCCGTGTTTAATTTTTTGCTGCTCCCAAATAGAAAAACTATGCGCTAATTTTTCTTGATATACAGAATTGATAGGCTCACCACACATATTTTGACACGCCTCTAATGTTGCAAAAGGTACCACACCGCCACAGCCTCCCCAAGAAAATTGGGCGCAAGATGCAGATTTTTCATCAAAGTAATATTGACTAATATTTGCGCGACAACGCCCTGCTTCTGGCTTTAATGTGCAAGATGCTTTGCTTGCAGGTAACTGGCTACATGCTGAGAGCAAGAAAGCTAATATTATTAATTTATAGTTCATTTTAAATTCTATTTAAGAGCAATGAGGCAAGTTCTATCATTCATAATAACGATGAATCGCCCTGTAAAATTCAAGTATCTTTGTTCTGGTCTAATAGAGCAGAAATCAGAACTTTATAGGCCTAGATATCTTTAGGACTTTTTTTCTCGATTCCTCATCAATCAATGTATTATTTGCGTAATTTTCAAGAATCTCATTGATTTCTTTTAAATGAGGCATCAAAAGCTCTTTATCTTTTGCCTTAATATCATAGTGGTTTATCGTTCTTAGTAATTTTATCGAAGCACTATTTAAGCTTTGATTTTGCCTTGGAGTTGGATTGTCGTGAGGAGTTGCTAACCCTAATTTTTGCATGACTTCTTGCACCACATCACCTTCATATTTAAAGGCTGAAACATTGTTTTTACCAAACAATGCTTGGCATTCGGTGACGAAGCCTTGATAGTTTAAATGTTGAGAAAACCATTCGATATTTAACATTTCAGCAAAGGATAAGTCTTTGCCATAACACGGATTGCCTTCAACTTGTGGGTTACGAATACATTGTTTGTAATAGCTTTCAATAAACACGAGTGGTTCACGAAACCATACCCAAACTTCAATATCGAAGAGTTTACTCAGTTCAGATAAAATATTTTTTGATTCGTCAGGAAAATCCCACCAGTAATTATAAATGCCTTCAGATGACAGGATAATGGTGTGCGTATCTTTTTTAACTTGCGAGATTATGTTCTTAAAATTTTCTAGAAAGCTTTCCAAATTTGTTGTGACTAAATTCTTCTCAAACCATTGGTGTTTTGGTGCGTTGGAATTTTGTAACTTATCAAGGTTATGTGGGTAAAGAATCCCTTTTCCTCTAAGCTTACGTTGTTTTTTATCTAGGTAGGTTTGTAAGCTCGTTGTGCCCGTTTTTGGTGTACCAGCATGGATGATTAGCTTTAATTTCTGCCCTTTAAGTTGCTCTAGTGGTTGCTCAAATGGTGTTAGTAGCTCAGCCAATTCCTTAGCAAAATGAATTTTTGATTTTTCCATTTCAGTATATAAAAATAAGGTGAAACTAAATGGTTACTTTCGTAAATCAAACTATGAATCTTTTAGTCCATAGTTTGTTGATTTGAAAATTCAAAATAATACAATTTGAGTTGCTTTACAGTTTGTAAGCCCGCGTTATTACCTAATACACCATCATACACAAAATGACCTATTTTTAGTGTACCACCTATCAGCTCAAGTGACTTTTAATCAATAACTATCGTAATTCTGCACATTATTCAACTACTTTATCAATTACCATCGTTAAAGTAAGACCTTTATGTACAGCCACTTTCTTTGCTGTAACATATAAATCTCCTTTTACTGCTCTAGGGCTACCTGATAAAGCAACACGTGCGGTAATTTCCACAAATTCTACTGATGAGATTTTAGCGGTAGGCATCGCTGCTTTGGTATCATCCAAGACTATGGTAATAGGCAGGTCTTTTACTTGTAGTCGTTCAGCTGCTAATGGCATTGGCATTTTACCTTTGGCAAATACAAAGATACGCTCGGTAGGTTTTAGCTTTGCTTTAAAGGCAGGGCTAATATCTAATTTAATGGTGATACCAGCCGCCCCTGCTGTGGCTGTCGAAGTTTTACTAGGCTTATTGACTGGAGGAGCAAGTTCTCCCATTTTGCTACGGGCTTGCACAATAGCGGGTTCAATAAAGCGTTGTACTTGTGCTTTGCCACCTTTTATTTTAGCTTTTTCCCATGCTGCAATTGCTTCTGGGTAAGCTTGCTGTTGATATGCTTGTAAACCTTGTAAAATTAGTGCAGTCGGCTCTTCAGGATCCACTCTTAGTGCTTCTTCCATGGCTTGTTGCGCTTCAGGCACCATGGTTTCACCTGAAATTTGAAATAGAGTTTGCGCATAAGCGGCTTTAACCGAGGCATATCCAGGCTTACCTACTCCGATAATATCAGCCATTTTTTTATACACTGCAGCTGCTTCAGAGTATTTTCCCATCGCATTGTAACTATTCGCTAACAAAAACCAGTTTTCTATATTTTCGGGGTCTTCTGTTAGCTTAGCTTGCAGAGCAACCACGGCTGTCGCGAAATCAGGTGCTTTAGCTTGTTGACCGACGGGACTAGTAGCTTGCTGTGCGGGTTGCCCTGCTGGCTCGCCAAGCGCTAAATATTGCTCATATTGTTCACTGGCACCAAGTGATTGATAGGTTAATAAGCTCCCTATGACCACGATACAAGTAATGCCGCCGATCACTAACCAATTCATGGAATTAGCTTTAGTAATTTGTTTATTTTCAGGAGCCTCTTCAATGCTGACATCACCTAATAGCGTTTTCTCTAATTCAGTTTTTAACTGTAGAAAAGCGGGCTTATCCAAGTTACCTTGCTGTTGTTCATGTTCTAGTTCTGCCAAGCGTTCTTGAAAGATATTTATATTTTCTTGCTTTTGCGAAACTACAGGGTGACTCTTATTACTGCCTTTAAAAGCGGCTAAGGGCCATAGTATGACAAAAGCTGCTAGCAATAACATCGCAGCAAACACAATCCATAGGGTCATCATGATTTTTTACTCTTCTTAGTTTTCAGCAAAGCGTCCAATTGCTTTGTTTCAGTAGCAGAAAGCGCAACACTATTCTGCTCAGTATTTTGTTTACTTTTATTACGCCCACGAATAATTCCAAAAATGACAATTAACCCCAATATTAAAAAGATCGCAGGACCATACCAAAGTAAATAAGTTTGTGGTTTAACGCGCGGTTCATATAAAACAAAATCACCATAACGGGCAACCATATAATCGACAATTTCAGGGTTGCTCTTATCAGCCAATAACATTTGTTGTATTTTAGTACGCAAATCTTTGGCAATTTCAGCGTTAGAGTCTGCTAAATTCTGATTTTGACATTTTGGGCAACGTAATTCATAAGCCAACTCTTGAAAGCGCTTTTCCTTTTCAGGGTCTTCAAATTGATAAACATCAATGGCTGCTGATAACATAAAACTACTTAGCAACAGCAATAAGCTGATAGTTGTTTTAATTTTTAACACTATCCCATCCTTTTATTATGTCTTGTAGTTCCATCCAAGCTTGTTGAGTTAACACGCCGACGTGGCGATGGCGAATAACACCTTGTGCATCCAATAAATAAGTTTCAGGGGCTCCATACACACCTAAATCAAGCCCTAACATACCATCGTCATCAAAAATATTAAATTGGTACGGGTTGCCTAACTGCTGTAACCAACGCACTGCACCCGCGCGATCATCTTTATAATTTAAGCCAATAATGGGGATATTGCTGGTTTCTGCAATAGCCAGTAATTGCTCATGTTCCTGTCGACAAGAGGGACACCAAGTTGCCCACACATTAACCAATACAGGTTGGCCAATAAAATCTTTCTTGGTTAAAGTCCGTTCTGGTGTTTGTAGAGCCGATAAAGAAAACTCGGGAAAAGGCTTATTCAATAATGCCGAAGGTAACTCCCTTGGGTCAATACTTAAGCCTTTCCATAAAAATCCACCTAAAATAATAAATAAGAGCAGAGGAATAAATAACAGTAATCTAGGCATTAACCGACTCCTGTTTGCTACTGCTTTTACGGTAACGTTTATCTGTTACAGTTAATAAACCACCTAAAGCCATTAAAATACCGCCTAACCATAGCCAACGTACATAAGGCTTATAATGTACTCGTACTGCCCATGCCTCTCCGTTATTTAACGGTTCTCCCAAGGCAACATACAAATCTCTAAACAAGCCTGCATCTATATCTGCTTCAGTCATCATATTACGCTTAACATTGTAACGGCGCTTTTCAGGATGCAAAATGACGACAGGCTCACCATCCTCAGTGACTTCAATAATTGCTTGGTCAGCCATATAGTTGGGACCTTTGACAATATGAGTACCTTGAAAAGTAAATTGATAACCTGCCAATTCGACACTATCTCCTTTCGCCATACGCATATCACGCTCTTCACTATAAGTGGATACCAAGGTAATCCCAATTGCAGTCACTGCAACGCCAATATGTGCCAACATCATGCCGTAATAACTC
Coding sequences:
- a CDS encoding cytochrome c-type biogenesis protein CcmH, with the protein product MMTLWIVFAAMLLLAAFVILWPLAAFKGSNKSHPVVSQKQENINIFQERLAELEHEQQQGNLDKPAFLQLKTELEKTLLGDVSIEEAPENKQITKANSMNWLVIGGITCIVVIGSLLTYQSLGASEQYEQYLALGEPAGQPAQQATSPVGQQAKAPDFATAVVALQAKLTEDPENIENWFLLANSYNAMGKYSEAAAVYKKMADIIGVGKPGYASVKAAYAQTLFQISGETMVPEAQQAMEEALRVDPEEPTALILQGLQAYQQQAYPEAIAAWEKAKIKGGKAQVQRFIEPAIVQARSKMGELAPPVNKPSKTSTATAGAAGITIKLDISPAFKAKLKPTERIFVFAKGKMPMPLAAERLQVKDLPITIVLDDTKAAMPTAKISSVEFVEITARVALSGSPRAVKGDLYVTAKKVAVHKGLTLTMVIDKVVE
- a CDS encoding chromate reductase, NAD(P)H dehydrogenase (quinone); the encoded protein is MSKILFLSGSARAASLNKKLAKLAAEIAAAQGASVTFIDLKDFEMPLYNGDLEAEHGIPENAKKLKQIFVEHDGFFIASPEYNSSFSALLKNTLDWLSRPHMDNEAPLIAYQGKVAALGAVSPGALGGMRGLVSLRMLLGNIRVTVIPTQVAVASGMQAFDAQGKLTDSRQAGMLQATIDELVKTTNSLSQ
- a CDS encoding cytochrome c biogenesis protein CcmG, thiol:disulfide interchange protein DsbE yields the protein MPRLLLFIPLLLFIILGGFLWKGLSIDPRELPSALLNKPFPEFSLSALQTPERTLTKKDFIGQPVLVNVWATWCPSCRQEHEQLLAIAETSNIPIIGLNYKDDRAGAVRWLQQLGNPYQFNIFDDDGMLGLDLGVYGAPETYLLDAQGVIRHRHVGVLTQQAWMELQDIIKGWDSVKN
- a CDS encoding cytochrome c-type biogenesis protein CcmH, whose amino-acid sequence is MLKIKTTISLLLLLSSFMLSAAIDVYQFEDPEKEKRFQELAYELRCPKCQNQNLADSNAEIAKDLRTKIQQMLLADKSNPEIVDYMVARYGDFVLYEPRVKPQTYLLWYGPAIFLILGLIVIFGIIRGRNKSKQNTEQNSVALSATETKQLDALLKTKKSKKS